GAAGGACGGTCTTGCCGAAGCGGGTTTCGGGGCGGCCCGTTGGGACGCCGTAGCGCTCGAGGCGCGCGCTCCAGTAGGTGAGGCTGCCTTGGGGGATGGCGAGCGCGACCTCTACGCTTGTGCCGGCACCTTCGCGGCTGGGGGGGAGGTGGGGCCAGGGGAAGAAGGTGAGGTCGGTGCCGGGGCGTCCTTCGGCGTCAGCGTAGAACAGGTGGTAGGTGGTGGGGTCGTCCTGGTTCACGCTTTGCTTGACGAGCCGGAGGCCGAGGACGCCGGCGTAGAAGTCCAGGTTTTCCTGGGCGTCACCGGCGATGGCGGTGATGTGGTGTAGGCCACGGGGGCTTGGGGGCATGCGGGGTTCCATATGAGGGCGTGGGGCCAGGCTCCTTACCGCAGGAGCCCAGCCCTCCCTTGGAGCGTTACTGGGCTTGGGCCTCGACGGGCGCGACGGCTTCGACGTCGATCTCGAATCGGACCTCCTCGCCCACGAGCAGCGCGCCGAACTCCAGGACCTGGTTCCAGGTGAGGCCCCAGTCCTTGCGGTTCAGGGTGCCTTCGGCGTGGGCGGCCGTGCGGAGGTTGCCCCACGGGTCCTTGACCGGGGTGGTGAGGGTGGCTTCGAAGGTGACGGGGCGGGTGACGCCGCGGATCGTGAGGTCGCCGGTGATGCGGTAGCGCTGGTTTCCTAAAGGCTCGATCTGGGTGCTTTTGAAGACAATCTCGGGGTGGTTGTCGGCGTCGAGGAAGTCCGCCGAGCGGAGGTGGGCGTCGCGCTGCGCGTCGCGGGTGTCGATGCTCGCGGCCTTGATGCGCGCCTCGATGGCGACGGGCTGGTTGGCGTCGTCCAGTTCAACCTGCCCGGACACCTCGTTGAACTGACCCCGAACGGTCGCGAGGCCCATGTGCCGTACCGCGAAGGTGAT
This region of Marinithermus hydrothermalis DSM 14884 genomic DNA includes:
- a CDS encoding YceI family protein, which produces MSQKWNIDPSHTSITFAVRHMGLATVRGQFNEVSGQVELDDANQPVAIEARIKAASIDTRDAQRDAHLRSADFLDADNHPEIVFKSTQIEPLGNQRYRITGDLTIRGVTRPVTFEATLTTPVKDPWGNLRTAAHAEGTLNRKDWGLTWNQVLEFGALLVGEEVRFEIDVEAVAPVEAQAQ